DNA from Actinoplanes sp. SE50/110:
CCCGGCGCGATCGCCTGGTGATTAACACCGCCCTCCGCCGGGCGTCAGCTTCCCGGGAAGTGCTGCGGGTGGTCCGCCAGCCACTGATCGATGGTGTCGTTCCCGACGGCCGCGAACATCTCGGCGGCCGCCCCGGTGTCCAACTGCACCGCGGCGCCGGCCGGCGTCTTCAGGTTCGCCGAGGTGTACGGCACGGTGGCGTAGGCGATGTTGCGCGGCCGGATGTCGCGCACCGCGAGGACCAGGTCGCGCAGGTCGAGGTTCTCATCGACGGTGAGCGAGTCGGCCGCGATGCCGAGCAGCTCGTCGAGGGCCAGCGGCTTGTAGAGCAGGTTGTTCCTGGCCACCTTGCTGATCACGGCCTGGACGACCAGCTGCTGGTTGTGGATCCGGCCGAAGTCGCCGCCGGGCACGTTGTAGCGCTGCCGCATGAACTCCTCGGCGATGTCCCCGGTCATGTCGTGGCAACCCGGCTTCCACTCCCGGTCGGAGAAGGTGGACTTGACGTCGTAGGGCACGCAGACGTCGACCCCGCCGACCGCGTCGACCAGGTCGCGGATGCTCGCGAAGTTGGCGATCATCGCGCCGTCCAGCGGAATGCCGGTGAGCTTGCGGACCGTGGTGGCGGTCAGCGCCGCCCCGCCGAACGCGAACGCGGCGTTGATCTTGTTCTTGCCGCCCTTCCAGGTACCGCCGGCCGGCACGTCGACGTAGCTGTCCCGCGGGATGGAGACGATCGTGGCGTGGTCCCGGGCCCGGTTGATGTGCACCAGCATGATGGTGTCCGAGCGCTCGCCGATCGGGCTCTTCTCCCCCGGTTCGGCGGCCCGCGAGTCGGAGCCGAGCAGCAGCAGGTTGAGCGCGCCGTTCTGCCAGTTCTGCCGGCTCTGCGCGGCCTCGTCGGCCGGCGGCGAGGGCAGCAGCGCGGCCCGGTCGACCTTGCCGGTGTAGTGGTCGACCAGCAGCAGGCCGCCGCCGGCCACCCCGCCGGTGAGGACCACCACCAGCACGGCGATCAGGATCAGCGCCTTCTGCCAGCCGGGCCGCCGGCCGAACCAGCCGCGCCTGCGGGGCGGGGCGTCGTCGCCCGGGATCAGCTCGCCGTCCTGATGATCTGGATTCACGCGCCTCACTGTGCGGATGACGGTACGACCGGTCAAGGTGGACGACTCACCCGTTCAGCCCTTTCCCACCGGCCGGAATGGACGGTGTCACCCCGTTTCCCCCGGCCGTACTGAATCGGTATCCCGGATGACGGGATACCGATAACCGAATCGAGGTCGAGGGTGATCGTTGTCGCAGAGGACCACGACGACATCCGTTACGTGCTCAAGCGTTCCCTGGAGCGGGCCGGGCACCGGGTCGTCGTGGCGGCCGACGGCGTTGCCGCGCTGGCCGCGATCAAGGAACACCGTCCGGACCTGGTGGTCACCGATGTGGACATGCCGCAGATGACCGGACTCGACCTGTGCCGGGCGATCAAGGCGGACGACGATCTGCGGCACATCCCGGTGGTGGTGGCCAGCGGGTCGCTGCTGCCCGGCGACGAGCGGGCCAGCGACGCGGGCGCGGCGGCGACACTGCTCAAGCCGTTCGTGCCGGCCCAGTTGCTGGCCCTGGTCGCCGCGCTGATCCCGCAGCCGGCCACCGACGGCGCCGGTCCCCGTACCGGCTAGTCCTGGTGCTGATGGTCGGGCACCGGGGCGCGCAGCCGGGCGGCGGCCGGGTCGTGCGCCGACGGGTCGGCGGCCGGCAGCGCGGACAGGCCGGGCAGCCGGCTGTCCAGGACGGCGGCCCGCTCGGCCAGGGCGCGGTCCAGCGCCGCGCGTACCCTCGCGTCCTCCTGCTCGGCGGGTTCGGCCGGGATGTGTCTCATGTCGTTCTCCTCTCGGGTGGCCGCCGGTGACAGCGGCAGGGTGAAGTAGAAGCGGGTGCCACCACCGGGGTTGTCCTCGACCCCGATCTCGCCGCCGTGCCGAACCACGACCCGGTGGCAGATGGCCAGGCCGAGCCCGGTGCCGGCGTACCCGGCCGAGCCCTGCGCCCGGTGGAACGACTCGAAGACCCGGGCCTTCTCCGGCTCCGGGATGCCGATCCCGGCGTCGGACACCTCGATCCGGGTCCAGCCGGGCACCGCGGCGGGCCCGGCGGTGACGTCGGCGCACGGCACCGCGCCCGGACGGACGTACTTGAACGCGTTGCCGACCAGGTTGTCCAGCACGTGCCGGAGCATCGCCGGATCGGCCCGGACCGACGGCAGCGGGCCGACCGACCACCGCGGCTCGGCGCCGCCCTGGCCGCGCAGGCTCGCGGCCCGCTCCTGCAGCACCTCGCGGACCAGCGGTTCCAGATCCAGGTCGACCACGTTGAGCGGCGCGTCCCGGGCGGTGCTGTACGCCAGCAGCGTCTCGATCAGCGCGTCCATCCGGTCCACCGAGCGGATGATCCGGCCCAGCGAGGAACGCACCTCGGCCTCGTCACCCGGGTCGTCGAGGGCCAGCTCGCAGTGCCCGCGGACGATCGCCAGCGGCGCCCTCAGGTCGTGCGCCACCACGCCCGCGAAGATCGACAGGTCCTGTTCGTAGCGGCGCAGGCCGGTGACGTCCCGGTAGACCGCGACCGCACCGCGCAGGCCGGCGCTCGGGTCCAGCGGCCGGGCGTCGACCCCGAGCAGCACCCCGTCCGGCCGGCCCGGGTTGCGCACGAACAGCTCCGCGCCCTCGACCGTCTCGCCGTGCAGCGCCCGGATCAGCGGCATCTCGTCGACCGGGAGTGGGGTGACCCGGTCCGGCCGGTACACGCCGTAGTGCCGCTGCCACCGCTCCGGTGCGTCGCTCGACTCGGTCACCCCGGTCAGCCGCCGGGCCGCCGGATTCTCCAGCAGCATCCGGCCGTCGGCGTCGATCACGCTGACCCCGTCGCCGATGGTCGTCATGATCGCTCCGAGCAGCCCGGCCTGCCGGCGGCTCTCCGCCTCGGCCGCGCGCAGCTCGGTGGTGGCCTGTTCGACCCGCAGCCGGGCCCGGTACCGGCCGCCGGCCAACACCTGGACCAGGCCGGCCAGCAGGATGCTGAGCAGCAGGCCGCCGGCCAGCACGGTGCCCGGCAGGTGACCGCCGGCGCCGGGCAGCCGGGCCGAGTCGGCCTGCAGGGTCAGCTCCCAGACGTGGTCGGCGACCGGGACCGCCTGCTCGCGGCGCAGGTCGCGCTTGCCGGGCACGCGCAGGGTGGCCACCTCGGCCCGGGTGCCGTCGCTGTTGACCGCGACCAGGCTGCCGTCGAGCTGCTGCTGGCTGACCGTGCTGAGCACGCCGGCGAGGAAGTCGCCGCCGCGCAGGCCGAGCACCACCCAGCCGCGGAATACCGGGTTGTTGGCCCGGGTCCAGATCGGCGCGGCGAAGACGAACGAATGCTGCCGCTGGGCGGCCGGAATGTCGCGGTCGCGGAGCAGGACGTAGGTGTCGGAGACGGCGGTGCTCCCGGTTTGCCGGGCGGTCTGCAGGGCGGCGGCCGGCTGCGGCACGCCGGCCACGTCGGTGCCGCCGGTCGCGGTGACCGTCTCGTCCTCGTTCAGGTTGCGGCTGAAGACCGTGAAGTAGTGCTCGCCGAGACCGGCGGCCGGCCGCAGGGTCAGGCCGGAGGCCCCCCGGGCCCGCCAGCTCCGCTCGGCCGCGGCCACCCCGGCGGTGGCGACCGGGGCCACGAAGGCGATCGCGGCCGCGCCCTTGAGCCCGGCCCCGGCCAGCGGCGCGCTCGCCTGGTCGAAACCCGCCCAGGTGAGGGCGGGTTGGTCGGCGAGCCCGGCGGCCAGGGTTTCCAGCAGATCGCGGTAACGGTCGGTCTCGGCGGTGACCGCGGACAGGGCCATCCGGGTGCGCTGGTCCATCACGTGGCGGGCGTTGTCCCGCTGGGCGCCGCGCAGCCCGGCGACGGTCAGCAGAGTGCACAGCAGTCCGGCGAGCACGACCGCGGTCGCGAGCGCCGGACCTGTGTATCGACTCCGTCCCTCCACCACATGCAGCGTATGCCGCAAAACGCCCGGATCGGACCGACTTGCTATTTCCAGGTGTCGTACCGGTACAGGTTGAACGCGGTCATCAGGCCGGTCACCTTGGTGTAGTAGTTCGGGTCGGTGGCGTACCCGGCCTTCCACACCTGCCAGATGAAGTTGTTGGCGTCCCGGGTGTAGGCGAAGGCCGGCGCGTACCGGCTGTTCACCCGCAGGAAGCTTCCGTGGTCGCGGAACGAGTCGGCCATCGACGCGTAGGTGCGGAACGCGTCCGAGGTCGGAAAGCATTTACCGGCCTTGTCACACTCGGTCGTCGCGTACACGTGACAGCCGCTGGCGATGGACCCGTACGAGCCCTTCTGGCACTTGATGCCGAAGTAGTTGCGGTCGACCGCGGCCAGGCCGCTCTTACCCCAGCCGGACTCGAGGATCGCCTGGGCGATGGTGACCGACGGCGGTACGCCGAACTGCCGCCACCCGGCCTGCGCCCCGGTCACCGCGGCCGCGATGAACTGCGCCTGCGTCATGCTGGGCGTGGCCGGCGCGGTGGCCGCCGAGGCGGCGCAGACCTTCAGATCGGCGGAGACGACGTACGCGTGCGAGAGGTACCGTCCGTCGGTCAGCTGATCCCACTGGTTGGTGGTGCGCACCGTCCCCTTGACACTGGATCCCGGCACCGCGCAGACCAGTTGCACGGTGGCACCGTCGGCCACCTTCCGCACCGACACGCCCTGCGACGACGGCGTGGTCCGGACGTTCACCGCACCGTCCGCGGTCTTCACCCTGGCCGTCACGACCGCCGGAGCGGTCGTACCACCGGAGGTCCCGGGTTTGGTCTTGACCTTCTCGCCGACCGGCGCGGCGACGCAGGAGGGCACCTTCCCCACCGTCGTCAGGTACGCGTCTGAGACGTAGTAGCCGCTGGTCAGCCTGTCCCAGACGGCCGTGGTGCGCAGCTTGCCGCGCACGCTCTGCCCGGTGACCGCGCAGGCCACCGAGACCTTCTGCCCGTCGTGCAGGGTGCCCATGATCCCCGAGGCCAGCGACGGCTTGGCCCGGACCTTCAGCTGACTGTTGACATCGACGGTGGCGGTGACCCCGGCGGCGTTGGCGACCCCGGGGGTCACGCCGAGCCCGGCCCCGGCGGCAAGCACCAGCAGGGCGCCGGTGAGCAGTCGTCGGGAGCTGTGCCTCATGAAAACATCCCCTTTGTTCCGATCGGCGTCTGAACAAAGGTCCGACCCGGCCGTTGCGCGGCAAGAGCGCGTCCGGGTGCGGATCGGTTGCTCCTGTGATCGGTGACGCGCTTGGAAATCAGGGAGACTGGGCAAAGGTGCGTCCACCATCGGCTGGGGGACACAGGGAGAGAGCGATGACGGCGGTCGCGACACGGCGGACAAACGTCACCGGCGACACACCGAGCACCTGGCATTCGATATCACCGCTGGTGGTGGCGATCCTCGCGGCCGCCGGCGGATACCTGGTCTACCTGGGGTTCATCCGGACCGGGTTGGGCCAGAGCATCGACACCGCCGCGCTGCGCGGCGGCGATGTCCACCACGAACAGGTCACCCTGGTGCTCAGCCGCACCCTGGAGGCCACCCAGCTCGCCGTGCTCGGCGTGGTCTGTCTGGTGGCGGTCGCGGTGGGCGCGGTCCGGCGACGCTTCGACCTGTCGATCGGCGCGACCCTGCTGGTGATCGCCGCGAACCTGGCCGTCCAGCAGCTCAAGAGCCACCTGTCCCGGCCCGACCTGGACGGTACCGGGATGCCGAACTCGTTCCCCAGCGGACACACCGCGGCCGCCGCCTCGGTGGCGTTCGTGCTGATCCTGGCGTTTCCGCGGGCGCTGCGCGGGGCGATGGGGCTGCTCGGCGCGGCCTACGTGACGATCGTCGCGGTGGCCACCGTCTGGGCCGAGTGGCACCGGCCCAGCGACACCATCGCCGCCCTGTTCATCGTGCTGGCCTGCGGTGCGCTGATCACCTGGGTGATCCGGCTGCGCCGGATCGGCGGGGCCCGGCCGTCGATCGCGCCGGCCCGGGTGGCCACCCTGCCGCTGGCGCTGGTCGCCGCGATCGGCACCGCCGCCTGCCTGTTCGGCCTGGCCACCGTGGCGGTGTCCGAGCGCGTCATGCCGGATCTGGTGTCCGGCCGGTTCGCCTTTCTGACCGGTGTGGCGGGCATCGTGGCCGCCGTCGCCGGCACCTTCTACTTCTGGGTGCGGCTCACCGCCGGTGACCCGCTGCCCGAACCGCAGCAGGGAGGCAAGTCATGACCACCCCCTCACCCGAGGTCCCGGCCGGCCCGGCCGGCGTGCCGCAGGTCCCCGCCCGGGCATCCCTCGACGATCCGAGGCACGCCGGCCCCACCGTCGTGGTCGGCACCTATCCGGAGTACGCGCAGGCCCAGCAAGCCGTGGACCACCTCTCCGACAACAGATTCCCGGTCGAGCGGACCTCGATCATCGGCACCGACCTGCGCCTGGTCGAAACGGTGCTGGGCCGGCTCACCACCGGCCGCGCGGCACTGGCCGGCGCGGCCAGCGGCGCCTGGTTCGGGCTGTTCATCGGGGTGCTGTTCGGGCTGTTCGGCAACGCGAACTGGTTCTCGGTCATCCTGACCACGGTGCTGATCGGCGCGGTCTGGGGCGCCGTCTTCGGGGCGATCGCGCACGCCGCGACCGGCGGGCGGCGCGACTTCACCTCGCGCAGCAGCCTGCAGGCCGCGCAGTACGCGGTACTCGCCGACGCCGAGGTGGCCGACGCGGCCAAGGCGCTGCTGGTGCGACTGAACTGGCAGGCCAGCGGCGCTTCGTAACCGGCCGGGCAGAGAAAGAAGCGGTGCGGGTGAGCCGCACCGCTTCTTTTCTTCCGGCAGGGAGGGTGGGTCCTACAGCGTCTCGGCGGCCAGCTGGGTGCGCAGTTTCGCCAGCGCCTTGGTGAGCAGGCGGGAGACGTGCATCTGGGAGATGCCGATCTGGTCGGCGATCTGCGACTGGGTCAGGTTGCCGTAGAAGCGCAGCGTCAGGATCCGCTGCTCGCGCTCGTCCAGCAGGGCCAGCGCCGGCCCGAGCGCCACCCGGGTCTCGGCCAGCTCGTACTCGTGGTCCTCGGCGCCCAGCGTGTCGCCCAGCTCGGTGGTGCCGTCCGCGTTGATCGGGGTGGACAGCGAGGTGGCGTTGTAGGCGCGGGCGCCCTCCAGGCCCTCCAGCACGTCCTCCTCGCTGATGCCGAGGTGCACCGCGATGTCCGGGACGGTCGGCGAGCGGCCCAGCGCGTGGGTGAGCGTGCTGTTGGCCTCGGTGATGGCGAGGCGGAGCTCCTGCAGCCGGCGCGGGACGCGGACCGACCAGGTGCGGTCGCGGAAGTGGCGCTTGATCTCCCCGATGATGGTGGGGATGGCGTAGCCGGCGAAGTCGACGCCGCGCTCCGGGTCGAATTTGTCGACGGCCTTGATCAGGCCGACGGTGGCGGTCTGGATCAGGTCGTCGGTCGGTTCGCCGCGGCCGGCGTAGCGGTTGGCCAGGTGGCGGGCCAGCGGCAGCCAGGCCTCGATCGCCCGGTCACGGACCCGGCAGCGTCGCTGGCCGACCGGCAGCACGGCCATCGCGTCGAGCAGCTCGGTGGCGGTGGCCTCGGGCGCCGGGTCGGCGGAGGCGGTCCCAGCGGATCGATGAATATGAAGCGGAGCTGTTGTCATGTGGTCCTCCATCAGCGGGCAGAGAGCCGTGCCCGCACGCGGCGACCGTTCTGAAATGCAACGCTAGCCGAGAAGCTTAGCCCTGCCTAGCCGAAAGTATGAGTGACATTGCGTGAATGCGGGAACTACGGAGCGAATTCATCCGCCCGTGTGGCATGCCGGCCGCGGCGAGTGGGCAGGATGCGAGGTCGTACCGCGTGGTAAACAGCACGGACGAGTGATCAGCAGGAAGACGGGACAACGGATGACCATCCTCGGCATCGACATCGGCGGCTCCGGCGTGAAAGGCGCCCCGGTCGACACCACGCGCGGCGAGCTGCTCGACGAGCGGTTCCGCGTGCCGACCCCGCAGCCGGCCGACGTGGACAGCGTGGTGGACGCGGTCGCCGAGGTGGCGGCCAAGTTCGACGGCTTCGACAGCATCGGAGTGACCTTCCCCGGCGTGGTCGTCGACGGCGTCACCCGCACCGCGGCCAACGTGCACAAGTCCTGGATCGACGCCCCGGCGGCGCGGCTGTTCGGCGAACGGCTGGGCAGGCCGGTCACCGTGCTCAACGACGCGGACGCGGCGGGCGTGGCCGAGGTGGC
Protein-coding regions in this window:
- a CDS encoding RNA polymerase sigma factor SigF — translated: MTTAPLHIHRSAGTASADPAPEATATELLDAMAVLPVGQRRCRVRDRAIEAWLPLARHLANRYAGRGEPTDDLIQTATVGLIKAVDKFDPERGVDFAGYAIPTIIGEIKRHFRDRTWSVRVPRRLQELRLAITEANSTLTHALGRSPTVPDIAVHLGISEEDVLEGLEGARAYNATSLSTPINADGTTELGDTLGAEDHEYELAETRVALGPALALLDEREQRILTLRFYGNLTQSQIADQIGISQMHVSRLLTKALAKLRTQLAAETL
- a CDS encoding LCP family protein, whose amino-acid sequence is MNPDHQDGELIPGDDAPPRRRGWFGRRPGWQKALILIAVLVVVLTGGVAGGGLLLVDHYTGKVDRAALLPSPPADEAAQSRQNWQNGALNLLLLGSDSRAAEPGEKSPIGERSDTIMLVHINRARDHATIVSIPRDSYVDVPAGGTWKGGKNKINAAFAFGGAALTATTVRKLTGIPLDGAMIANFASIRDLVDAVGGVDVCVPYDVKSTFSDREWKPGCHDMTGDIAEEFMRQRYNVPGGDFGRIHNQQLVVQAVISKVARNNLLYKPLALDELLGIAADSLTVDENLDLRDLVLAVRDIRPRNIAYATVPYTSANLKTPAGAAVQLDTGAAAEMFAAVGNDTIDQWLADHPQHFPGS
- a CDS encoding general stress protein, which produces MTTPSPEVPAGPAGVPQVPARASLDDPRHAGPTVVVGTYPEYAQAQQAVDHLSDNRFPVERTSIIGTDLRLVETVLGRLTTGRAALAGAASGAWFGLFIGVLFGLFGNANWFSVILTTVLIGAVWGAVFGAIAHAATGGRRDFTSRSSLQAAQYAVLADAEVADAAKALLVRLNWQASGAS
- a CDS encoding ATP-binding protein, which encodes MEGRSRYTGPALATAVVLAGLLCTLLTVAGLRGAQRDNARHVMDQRTRMALSAVTAETDRYRDLLETLAAGLADQPALTWAGFDQASAPLAGAGLKGAAAIAFVAPVATAGVAAAERSWRARGASGLTLRPAAGLGEHYFTVFSRNLNEDETVTATGGTDVAGVPQPAAALQTARQTGSTAVSDTYVLLRDRDIPAAQRQHSFVFAAPIWTRANNPVFRGWVVLGLRGGDFLAGVLSTVSQQQLDGSLVAVNSDGTRAEVATLRVPGKRDLRREQAVPVADHVWELTLQADSARLPGAGGHLPGTVLAGGLLLSILLAGLVQVLAGGRYRARLRVEQATTELRAAEAESRRQAGLLGAIMTTIGDGVSVIDADGRMLLENPAARRLTGVTESSDAPERWQRHYGVYRPDRVTPLPVDEMPLIRALHGETVEGAELFVRNPGRPDGVLLGVDARPLDPSAGLRGAVAVYRDVTGLRRYEQDLSIFAGVVAHDLRAPLAIVRGHCELALDDPGDEAEVRSSLGRIIRSVDRMDALIETLLAYSTARDAPLNVVDLDLEPLVREVLQERAASLRGQGGAEPRWSVGPLPSVRADPAMLRHVLDNLVGNAFKYVRPGAVPCADVTAGPAAVPGWTRIEVSDAGIGIPEPEKARVFESFHRAQGSAGYAGTGLGLAICHRVVVRHGGEIGVEDNPGGGTRFYFTLPLSPAATREENDMRHIPAEPAEQEDARVRAALDRALAERAAVLDSRLPGLSALPAADPSAHDPAAARLRAPVPDHQHQD
- a CDS encoding response regulator, with translation MIVVAEDHDDIRYVLKRSLERAGHRVVVAADGVAALAAIKEHRPDLVVTDVDMPQMTGLDLCRAIKADDDLRHIPVVVASGSLLPGDERASDAGAAATLLKPFVPAQLLALVAALIPQPATDGAGPRTG
- the gsmA gene encoding sporangiospore maturation cell wall hydrolase GsmA codes for the protein MRHSSRRLLTGALLVLAAGAGLGVTPGVANAAGVTATVDVNSQLKVRAKPSLASGIMGTLHDGQKVSVACAVTGQSVRGKLRTTAVWDRLTSGYYVSDAYLTTVGKVPSCVAAPVGEKVKTKPGTSGGTTAPAVVTARVKTADGAVNVRTTPSSQGVSVRKVADGATVQLVCAVPGSSVKGTVRTTNQWDQLTDGRYLSHAYVVSADLKVCAASAATAPATPSMTQAQFIAAAVTGAQAGWRQFGVPPSVTIAQAILESGWGKSGLAAVDRNYFGIKCQKGSYGSIASGCHVYATTECDKAGKCFPTSDAFRTYASMADSFRDHGSFLRVNSRYAPAFAYTRDANNFIWQVWKAGYATDPNYYTKVTGLMTAFNLYRYDTWK
- a CDS encoding phosphatase PAP2 family protein translates to MTAVATRRTNVTGDTPSTWHSISPLVVAILAAAGGYLVYLGFIRTGLGQSIDTAALRGGDVHHEQVTLVLSRTLEATQLAVLGVVCLVAVAVGAVRRRFDLSIGATLLVIAANLAVQQLKSHLSRPDLDGTGMPNSFPSGHTAAAASVAFVLILAFPRALRGAMGLLGAAYVTIVAVATVWAEWHRPSDTIAALFIVLACGALITWVIRLRRIGGARPSIAPARVATLPLALVAAIGTAACLFGLATVAVSERVMPDLVSGRFAFLTGVAGIVAAVAGTFYFWVRLTAGDPLPEPQQGGKS